ATTAGAGGCAGTAGATAAGGATGTACGGAATTTGGAAAGAATGGGGCAAACACAGGGACTTTTAGAGCCAGCATTACTGGCTCAACTTATGTCAGATATTGCTTCGTAGCCCCatctattttaataatataataatttgaaaaCGAGTTCGCGTGTGTTCCTTATAATATAGAAAGAAATACTGTTTGTGTCTGTGCTGCTAAATGTAAGATTATGTTATTAACTTTCATTACATAGCTATGCAGGTCTAAGGTAATAGCAGGGATTGACATACAGAAAGTAAAAAGAAATAGTAAAGTTTGTTAATTTAGTATAAACATCATTGGGTACAACATCATAACATAGCAAGATTTATAGACAATAGATCATATTTCTTGTAAATGAAGACAATTTTTTCTGATAAATAATCATAAACGGATCACAATATcatcttattttaaaaatttaattactacTTTGTAATTATAATAGCATGATAGTGTCTTTTTAATTGCGAAAAGcatgaatatttaaataaaaaagaaaatggaaAACAGTCTCTCAAAGTAATTATAACATATTTAATGTTCTCAAAAGTACATAGATTGATATTCATTTATGGCTTTCCTATTTAATTCTGATGTTAATTAGGAACAGAATTTGttcaaaaacaaatttgttaACATATTATTTGCAttagtaataatttttattttgtttccaaTTACTTTGATATGTTTGCAAGACATTCATAAATAGGTTCTAAAAATATAGTGACTTTGATCAAAtctaatttttaatgaaatattaaaaatgaatgaaTGTATGTGTTTTGTATGAATATTTGATTTGTAGTTATTCATCAATCTATTGTAATAGAAACAAATATTTATGTGAAAGAAACATCAGTAATAATTCTGTTAAAATATGCAACTCCCGTAAATTATACAAAAGTTACAGTACGTTTTAAATAAGATTGAAAATCTTTCATTCATTGTCTGAGCCAAGGATTAAGTACAAGCACCATGTTAAATGCATGTTTTCATAAGAATGTAACATAGGTTTTGTTCAAACGAAAAGTTAAAACGGTTTTAACAAGTTACTTTTCATTGAGAAACTTTATGCATAGAATACAGTTGCACGGGCACATGACTGAACTTAAAGAACTACAGTACACATAAATAGTCATATACATTTTCATCGTCTAACTGCTGTAATAATATATGCAAATAATCGCGAATAATCTTACTGACATATGCATAATTATCATTATCATCATGTTCTTCATTTTGTAATATAATCATGTAGGCAATTGTTCAGTAATAGATAGCTGtaacatataattaaaaattcaaattaaTAAGAAGTGCCGAAATAGtttcatttttgatatttttagtaattatatGTTTAAATTTCTTTTGCAGCCTATAAGAAAAGATGACACGCTGTGcgttattttattattcgaagTAACAATATTAAGAAATAAGAATTAAGAAAATGTTAATGAGGCACAGATTCTGAGAGTAAAACTAGATTACCCTTGTCAATCATAAGGACAGTTGGGTTTACTTACTGTCAATTGACGTTTAAAATATCGCAATATAGCTATAGTGTTGATACTAGTGTTGTCTGTGTAAatgtaatatttcaaaatgtacACAATATACTTCAGATTATCATAATTTTAATACATATCGTAATTGAGATCAAATAAAAGGTATGTCGGATCACCTTGTAGAATTATAAATAAGCGACATTAAAGTAAAACAACAAGAAATGCATTTTACATGTAACACCAAGATTGTACAGATTTTTGTGAGATCTAGTTTTTATTATCAAAGTCTCTGTGCCAAATATAGGTAACGAGGTACGAATTTTTGTACCTTGTACATGCGTGTCACTTATTCACACATAATAGGTCGCAAAGAAGTATACCTTGAATAATGAATGTTTTAGCTAAATGTAAACCATTGCAAATGAACAGTAAATTTGCTACTTGTAAatgaaaacaaaaatataatttacaatttaacCCATATTGGGATTAAATTAATGTCatatatatttgtatatatggcattaattaattgttattaTATATAATGGTAGTAAGTAGgtacaataattatttataaaaagacAATGCAGAATTTAATCGTGGAACAAATGCATTGTTTCAAATGTACCTATACGTGTATCTCCTTGTAAAATATCAGCATTAGTACTCATTATTAGGCATTACCAATTATAATAAGCATATTTTTTACATTGTCTTATTGTATTCAGTTTATCCACCCTCTGATCACGTGTCCCTTAAAATAGTTTTTTTGAATACATGTGTCTATATTTAATGATAGTTTATgtgacaaaatattttattagtatTATATGCTGTGTGGTTTTTCCAATATACATATACTATGAACAATGTTAAACAATTCTACATAATTTGCTCTCATAGTGTAATTTTACTGTTTAAGTAGATAataatatcaatattttatttctttttcgttACTCAATATTTTCTACAATGTAATATTAAATGAGAAATAAGAATATAATATTGTTTGGTGatcataaatataattataatttatatataaacaAATGATTTACAAAAATTTAATGTAGACACATATATTCAATTATTTGGTTGTTATCAATCCATATTAATATCAAATAATCACACGAATAATAAAATAGACTTGAAACAGTAATCAATGATTAGTTTTctgtttcatttatttttttactcTACTTTGGAAAATATACTTAATAAATAAAGATactaattttcatttatcaacATTTATTGCACTTCATAGTATACCTTATCTGTATTACTTCTTATATGTTTGATCGTAAAATTGCCTGTACTAATATTCCCGTCAGCAGCCGCATATCTTTTTCCCGCGAGTTATGAATGCTTGAGTTATACTACTTGTTGGCCGTCTGACTATGTACTAATTTATACTACTTATTTTATGCACTCGGGTATCTGCGCACATATGGATTGATAGTACTCGATATGATTACACATTGAATGACACAACGAATTGTATTGTTTGCTGATTATTTGTACACGTTACGAATGAATGTTTTGCAAATAGTATTAATCAGTAAATTATTATACAGAGTCAGATATATCCAGTAAGTCATACGAATCAGTTTACATACAGTATTCGGTAAGTAGTATAAATTTATagattaacatttattttaaatgtacaaaCGATTTTACATAATCTTTTTTACAAGATTCGTTTAGCATCGTTAGTTTTCAAAACTTCGGTAAAACAACAGATTAATCTAATGTTGTTGATATGGAATATGTATCTATGTTTTTATTTTTCTGACGTTTAATTTCCCGAATTAACCATCGTTTTCTTGCTTCTTCGCAGACTGTTTGATAGCCTTTTGGCGAGATATCACCCATCTTAATTGGAAAATTTTGGGTCAATTTGAATTCAGATTCAAACAGTGGGAGACCTTGAATTTTTGTACTTTTGTCCTTCGATacgaaatacaaaaatataatgttaatATCGAACGATAAATGCACAGTAAGTGCACAGAGAAAATAATTGCAGAAACTCACTACAGATGATAATGTATCTTGTGTACTTCTCCTCCATTCATACATTCTCTTTTCGGATAACTGAATTTTATcatgttcttcttcttctaGTGGGATCAACATTATGTCATAATCAGCTTTATTCTCTCCTAGAATTCCAATTCTAATTCCTAATTCATGCAACTTATCTTCTTCAATGAGAAGAGCATTTTGTAAATAAAGTATCCGTTTGTCGCATGAATTATTTCCTATACCTATGTATGATAATTCAATAGCTGTTTctttatttaaagaaaaatatatatacataaataaatagCACACCTAAAGATAGAAGACGATAATCGCAATTTGAATATATCAGTTCTTGTATTAAAGGAGAATTTCTTAATAATTTTCGTTTTTCTTGTATTTCATGACCGTGCAATACTTTAATATCATCTGCTAACATATCTTGAATGATTTGACTAGCACTTCGTCTTTGTGCTATGTTATATGCTTCGGTTCTAAATAATCTGTGTAATTCGATTTCTAAAAAGATAAGATActaatatttctttcattatcaaAAGTCTAATTTCTTACTATTTGTTTTGGAATATTTTACGCGATTTCCTTTCTGGTAAGCTAACTCACCAATTAAATTAAAGTATTTACGTTTCAAAGCTATCCAAACAACACGATGTGCCATACAAATTAGTACTTCAAACATTCGTAAATCTTTTTCACCTTGCGATTGAGTCATAGATGTCATTCCTTTCTTTCCACCAGTCATATGATGATATTGAATGCTATCTTGACAACCTATGATTAAATCTGCATATTCTCTACCTAGAACACATCGAAGATTCTGCATATTGTCTGCAAATCTAAATCTATAGCCTTGAGCTAAAGGATTCGGTGCTTTTTTCATAGTAGCTGCACGTTCTTTCATTAACTCTTCCCATATTGTCACATAATATTGGAAATACATTATTACAGCTCTTAAGAAACGGTCTACAATCGGCAAATGAAAGAAATTTACAAATTGCGGACTAACAGGCGTTGCTAATAAAAACATTACAAGATCTTTTATGTCttgtaaaataataacattTGGTTCATTTGGTGATATTTTTCGTAAATATTGTCTTCGAAATCGTATCTGAAATAATATGTATTTGAATAATAAAGATATTTAACGGGATCATTATAATTGTTTTATTCACTTTTTCTATTATTTACCTTTTCACGCTGGCTTAAAGTTTCGTGAAAGTTTAAAAGTAAATATGCGTGCGGACTGTAAACTTGTGAATCGTGAACAGAATCCGATTTTTGTTTATTCTTTTTAACTTGTACATCTTCCGTTTTTGATATACTATGTATAAATAtgaatagaaaataataattcaaccaaacgtacttattttttcatttttgtacagataaaaatcttgattgtttaaaaatttattacctaaacaaaaataattcatCACCAATGTCATCCCATATGAAACATTTATCTTCCATATTTAAGTATTAAAATAGCAGAGCAATGCACTTCACATTTGgaatatataaattaataaaaaatattaggtTAACCAATTAAGAAATAAAAGTCAAAGCATAGCTTGATCTGTTCAATTATTGATTACACaaatgtatatatatgtatcaaCCTAAATAATTACTACACCAATCATGTAAAAAGAACCAAATTTATCATTGTTAAAATTCATTGATTTAGTTAAAAAGATACAAATCTATACTATTATAGGCGaatttaattgtaattttattagGGTAAAAGATTCCTACAAATTCAATTGTTTTTAAATCAGACTTTATTTACATATTATTCATCTACATTATTGCTTTTGTCTTTAGAAAAATGATGTTTTGGTAGAGAATCCAAAATTGGCTGGTCTTCAGGGAATATTGCTATATTAGGCAAATCCCATAATAATTCATCCTCATTAATTTTATCCTTTCTATCAGAAGCCCAGTGACGTATTTTACATCTGACTTTTACTTCTTCGTGATTATTGATTttgataattatataaaattctttATTTTGAATTGATAAGTCTGGTCCTGATATAGTCTTTTCTGGAAGGGTTATTGCCTCATCAGGAACAATTACACCTGCTTTACGAAAAGCTACCCTAATGTGCCATTTTTCTATGTTCCAAGGTGTATCCATAGACATTTCTATGGGCAAATAAAAGTGAGATAATACATTTAATGTTCTTGGTACATATTCAGAAGTGTACGTATCCTCATGTTCTT
The Colletes latitarsis isolate SP2378_abdomen chromosome 14, iyColLati1, whole genome shotgun sequence DNA segment above includes these coding regions:
- the LOC143350360 gene encoding uncharacterized protein LOC143350360, with the protein product MEDKCFIWDDIGDELFLFSISKTEDVQVKKNKQKSDSVHDSQVYSPHAYLLLNFHETLSQREKIRFRRQYLRKISPNEPNVIILQDIKDLVMFLLATPVSPQFVNFFHLPIVDRFLRAVIMYFQYYVTIWEELMKERAATMKKAPNPLAQGYRFRFADNMQNLRCVLGREYADLIIGCQDSIQYHHMTGGKKGMTSMTQSQGEKDLRMFEVLICMAHRVVWIALKRKYFNLIEIELHRLFRTEAYNIAQRRSASQIIQDMLADDIKVLHGHEIQEKRKLLRNSPLIQELIYSNCDYRLLSLGIGNNSCDKRILYLQNALLIEEDKLHELGIRIGILGENKADYDIMLIPLEEEEHDKIQLSEKRMYEWRRSTQDTLSSVDKSTKIQGLPLFESEFKLTQNFPIKMGDISPKGYQTVCEEARKRWLIREIKRQKNKNIDTYSISTTLD
- the Mrpl9 gene encoding mitochondrial ribosomal protein L9; the protein is MFKYTSLCINHLKTQSATFLSNQIDLFTQQSRNTFILKRKYLVPLHKKNRRPQRMGHKYFIYDLVENTISRKPKLIDLILLESIQGIGIKGQKVAVNSEKAYNNLILPKLAVYATPENIDKYYIDSTNFKEHEDTYTSEYVPRTLNVLSHFYLPIEMSMDTPWNIEKWHIRVAFRKAGVIVPDEAITLPEKTISGPDLSIQNKEFYIIIKINNHEEVKVRCKIRHWASDRKDKINEDELLWDLPNIAIFPEDQPILDSLPKHHFSKDKSNNVDE